The segment AGCAACACAAGAAAGCAGCGAAGCAACAGAACCTTCAGGAGCTATTTCTGAACAACTACAAGCAGTCGTTGCAGATTATTCGAAGAAAATCGAAGATAAAACCCCAGTGTTGATCGAAGAATACCAAGCAGAGATCCAAAACAATCAAGACGGTGTCAATGGTCTTTCGGTCATTGCCAACCGAAAAGCAAGAGAACTTCAAGCCTTGTCGGATGAAGGAATCAGTAAATTAAGAGGGATGTACCAAGATGCTTCCAACAAGGAGGATATCGACCTAGATACCATGATCAATCAGCTATCTGCAAGTTATACGGCGCAGGTCGCTCGGATCTCCGACATTTATCTGCGAACAAGTGCGGAACTTCAAGCAGCGACACCTAGTAGCGAATCTTCTTCGGAAGAGACGACACCTTCGACGGAAGCGACACCAGAAACAACAGAAACGTCGGAGTCACAAGCCGATCAGTACACGGCACAGTCCACAGAAGATACGAGCAATCAAGCCAATCAAGCAGCTACAACCGTTGTACGTGAAGGCGAAGGTCCAAATCAAATTGCGCAACGGACGGGTGTGCCAGTTGAGACGATCTTGTCCTTGAATGGCATGACGATGGATGATTTCTTCTTTAACCCTGGTCAAGAATTACGTTTGAATTAGGAAGATCAAGAAGAAAGATTCAACTTCAATTGATTAGATGAAGTCACAAAAATGGTTCTTTTTGCCAATTTTTGTGGCTTTTTTGTTCTAAATACGTTTCGTTCTCCACTGGCTCATCATGAGTGGGTTGTGATTGGTTGTTTTTTTGTTAAGATAAAGAAGTGAATGTAAACCGTAAAGGAGAAGATCATGAAAAAACGAGAATTCATCGTCC is part of the Enterococcus mundtii genome and harbors:
- a CDS encoding LysM peptidoglycan-binding domain-containing protein, which gives rise to MNEENEQRGNVRSARRQQQKQASRMRMMKIGAAVAVVLLLVGAGTGLYLHSRNNASENSVAKTSETTQSSTASTTASSETEATQESSEATEPSGAISEQLQAVVADYSKKIEDKTPVLIEEYQAEIQNNQDGVNGLSVIANRKARELQALSDEGISKLRGMYQDASNKEDIDLDTMINQLSASYTAQVARISDIYLRTSAELQAATPSSESSSEETTPSTEATPETTETSESQADQYTAQSTEDTSNQANQAATTVVREGEGPNQIAQRTGVPVETILSLNGMTMDDFFFNPGQELRLN